A window of Planctomycetota bacterium contains these coding sequences:
- a CDS encoding rRNA pseudouridine synthase, which produces MIAVSPALPVPSAAILESPVAPEPRRPEQPSRITSRRPPRPPSPGVVPPAGRGRRPPHGEQPGERLQKVLAAAGIGSRRACEELITSGRVEVDRKVVAVLGTRVDPVRQEIRVDGERLPDPRRSVYAVYKPVGVVTTNFDPSGRPRVVDLVPGEQRLFAVGRLDRMSEGLILVTNDGELANLLAHPRYGVEKRYLVQVAGVPTPETLDQLRRGVGLAEGMARAQHVFLRSQHKQSAVLEMVLDEGKNREIRRMLARLGHKVHQLKRVAVGGLSLGDLLPGQSRRLSGAEVEALRRDALAQAGDGPGRRPPPAPRGRGPGRGGRPRRDDGQLPPRPAGRPTGAPRRPGRPGAGPGDRGLAERRPGPPQGLPPGGPGPGGAGVRRRRRPGKASSWRKPRAE; this is translated from the coding sequence ATGATCGCTGTTTCGCCGGCGTTGCCGGTGCCGTCCGCCGCCATCCTGGAATCTCCCGTGGCCCCCGAGCCCCGCCGCCCCGAACAACCGTCCCGGATCACCTCCCGCCGCCCCCCGCGGCCGCCGTCGCCCGGCGTGGTGCCCCCGGCCGGCCGGGGGCGTCGCCCGCCCCACGGCGAGCAACCTGGGGAGCGGCTCCAGAAAGTGCTCGCCGCCGCCGGGATCGGCAGCCGGCGGGCCTGCGAGGAGTTGATCACCTCGGGGCGCGTCGAAGTCGACCGCAAGGTGGTCGCCGTCCTCGGCACGCGCGTCGATCCGGTCCGTCAGGAGATCCGAGTCGACGGCGAGCGTCTGCCCGATCCGCGCCGCAGCGTCTACGCCGTCTACAAGCCGGTCGGCGTGGTGACCACCAATTTCGATCCGTCCGGGAGGCCGCGCGTCGTCGACCTCGTGCCGGGCGAGCAGCGGCTGTTCGCCGTCGGCCGGCTCGATCGGATGAGCGAGGGCCTGATCCTCGTGACCAACGACGGCGAGCTGGCCAACCTCCTCGCCCACCCGCGCTACGGCGTCGAGAAACGGTATCTCGTCCAGGTCGCCGGCGTGCCGACCCCGGAGACGCTCGACCAGCTCCGCCGCGGCGTCGGGCTCGCCGAGGGGATGGCCCGCGCCCAGCACGTCTTCCTCCGCTCGCAGCACAAGCAGAGCGCGGTGCTCGAGATGGTCCTCGACGAGGGGAAGAACCGCGAGATCCGCCGGATGCTCGCCCGCCTCGGCCACAAGGTCCACCAGCTCAAGCGGGTCGCCGTCGGCGGGCTGTCGCTCGGCGATCTCCTGCCGGGTCAGTCGCGGCGATTGTCCGGCGCCGAGGTCGAGGCGTTGCGACGCGACGCCCTGGCGCAGGCCGGGGACGGCCCGGGGCGGCGGCCTCCCCCCGCTCCCCGCGGGCGCGGGCCCGGCCGCGGCGGCCGCCCGCGGCGCGACGACGGACAATTGCCCCCCAGGCCCGCCGGCCGCCCGACCGGTGCGCCGCGCCGTCCCGGTCGCCCGGGAGCGGGGCCGGGCGATCGCGGCCTGGCCGAGCGCCGCCCCGGCCCGCCGCAGGGGCTGCCCCCGGGTGGCCCGGGACCGGGAGGAGCGGGAGTGAGGCGCCGGCGCCGCCCCGGGAAGGCGTCGTCGTGGAGGAAGCCGCGTGCCGAGTGA
- a CDS encoding DUF1501 domain-containing protein, with protein MTTQLVAPGFPLPSRRDWLATTAAGFGLVAFRALAGAAAGGASVRAPHFTPRATRVLFLCMDGGPSHVDSFDHKPELVRRAGAPIGRGRVPGGRLLPPAWEFRQRGDSGLWISELFPQIAAHADTLCLVNSMKTDVPNHPPAFLQMHTGMSNAVRPSLGAWVTYGLGSENDNLPGFVTISPPPANGGPANYGSAFLPARHQGTRIGGGRARVADARVSNLAHPFLGRSEQRRQLEFVQALNRRSLDGAADAAAVDGLIASHELAFRMQDALPEALDLARETEETQRLYGIGDDATEDFGRQCLMARRLLEAGVRFVEVCHGGWDQHRNLREDHAEHARAVDAPIAGLLTDLASRGLLADTLVIWGGEFGRTPYAQVEDGRDHNHLGFTTWFAGGGVKGGHAHGATDEFGLEAVVDPVPIHDWHATILHLLGLDHTRLTFTHAGREMRLTDTKGTVVTGILG; from the coding sequence ATGACAACCCAGCTCGTTGCTCCCGGATTCCCGCTCCCTTCGCGGCGCGACTGGCTGGCGACGACGGCCGCCGGCTTCGGCCTCGTCGCGTTTCGTGCCCTCGCCGGCGCCGCGGCCGGGGGGGCGTCTGTGCGGGCACCGCATTTCACGCCGCGGGCCACACGCGTCCTCTTCCTCTGCATGGACGGCGGCCCGTCGCACGTCGACAGCTTCGACCACAAGCCGGAGCTCGTGCGGCGGGCCGGCGCGCCGATCGGCCGCGGCCGGGTGCCGGGGGGCCGGCTGCTCCCGCCGGCGTGGGAATTCCGCCAGCGCGGCGACAGCGGCCTGTGGATCTCCGAGCTGTTCCCGCAGATCGCGGCGCACGCCGACACGCTGTGCCTGGTCAACAGCATGAAGACCGACGTGCCCAACCACCCGCCGGCGTTCCTCCAGATGCACACCGGCATGAGCAACGCCGTGCGGCCGTCGCTCGGGGCGTGGGTCACCTACGGCCTGGGCAGCGAGAACGACAACCTCCCCGGGTTCGTCACGATCAGTCCGCCACCTGCCAACGGCGGTCCGGCCAATTACGGCAGCGCCTTTCTCCCCGCCCGCCACCAGGGGACCCGGATCGGCGGCGGCCGGGCCCGGGTCGCCGACGCCCGGGTGAGCAACCTCGCCCATCCGTTCCTCGGCCGCTCGGAGCAGCGGCGGCAGCTGGAGTTCGTCCAGGCGCTCAACCGCCGGTCGCTCGACGGCGCGGCCGACGCCGCCGCGGTCGACGGTCTGATCGCGTCGCACGAGCTCGCGTTCCGGATGCAGGACGCGCTTCCCGAGGCCCTCGACCTGGCACGCGAGACCGAGGAAACGCAGCGCCTCTACGGCATCGGCGACGACGCCACCGAAGATTTCGGCCGGCAGTGCCTGATGGCGCGGCGCCTTCTCGAGGCAGGGGTCCGGTTCGTCGAGGTCTGCCACGGCGGCTGGGACCAGCACCGCAACCTCCGCGAGGATCACGCCGAGCACGCCCGGGCGGTCGATGCTCCGATCGCCGGCCTCCTCACCGACCTCGCGTCGCGCGGCCTGCTCGCCGACACGCTGGTGATCTGGGGCGGGGAGTTCGGCCGCACCCCCTATGCCCAGGTGGAGGACGGGCGCGACCACAACCATCTCGGGTTCACGACCTGGTTCGCCGGCGGCGGGGTCAAGGGGGGCCATGCCCACGGTGCCACCGACGAGTTCGGCCTCGAGGCGGTGGTCGATCCGGTGCCGATCCACGACTGGCACGCCACGATCCTCCACCTCCTCGGCCTCGACCACACGCGGCTCACGTTCACCCACGCCGGGCGCGAGATGCGGCTGACCGATACCAAGGGCACGGTGGTGACGGGGATCCTCGGCTGA